The proteins below come from a single Sphingomonas carotinifaciens genomic window:
- a CDS encoding potassium transporter Kup encodes MSVSPTGVATTGPAGHDEQHHGGMIKLALGAIGVVFGDIGTSPLYAFRETFASPHHPLPVDTAHIMGVISLIFWSMMIVVSVKYVAIIMRADNNGEGGSLALLALVSGQTKTKRWTRGIILLGVFATALFYGDSMITPAVTVLSAVEGLAVAAPAFGGFVIPIAVAILIALFSIQRSGTEKVGLFFGPVMLLYFGVIAVLGVISFVQTPAILWSLSPHYAVQFFLIDPLRGFLALGSVVLAVTGAEALYADMGHFGRRPIGLSWLFFVLPALMLNYMGQGALLFREGEAALESPFYMLAPDSLQLPLVMLATAAAVIASQAVITGAFSVTQQAIQLGFMPRLRIEHTSATTAGQIYIPLINWMLMVMVILLVLFFRTSSNLTSAYGIAVTGAMFIDTCLLGVALTRLWKWPLYAAMPLLALFFLVDGAYFFANLTKVPAGGWFPLLVGFIIFTFLTTWSTGRKLMIERLREGTMPVKVFIESAANAASRVSGTAVFMTSTSEGVPHALLHNLKHNKVLHERVILLTVKIAGRPYWPDHDRAALEELGHGFYRLVLRFGFMEEANVPAGLKRVEIEGGAFKMMDTSFFLSRQTLLPSSRPGMMLWREKLFSWMLRNAESAMEFFRLPTNRVVELGSQVEI; translated from the coding sequence ATGAGCGTCTCGCCAACGGGGGTGGCGACCACCGGGCCGGCCGGCCATGACGAACAGCATCACGGCGGCATGATCAAGCTGGCGCTGGGTGCGATCGGCGTGGTGTTCGGCGATATCGGGACCAGCCCGCTTTATGCGTTCCGCGAAACCTTCGCGAGCCCGCACCATCCGCTGCCCGTCGACACCGCGCACATCATGGGCGTCATCAGCCTGATCTTCTGGTCGATGATGATCGTGGTGTCGGTGAAATATGTCGCCATCATCATGCGCGCCGACAATAATGGCGAGGGCGGCAGCCTGGCGCTGCTGGCGCTGGTGTCCGGACAGACCAAGACGAAACGCTGGACGCGGGGGATCATCCTGCTGGGCGTGTTCGCCACCGCGCTGTTCTATGGCGACAGCATGATCACGCCGGCGGTCACCGTCTTGTCCGCGGTCGAGGGGCTCGCCGTGGCGGCGCCGGCCTTTGGCGGGTTCGTGATCCCGATCGCGGTGGCCATCCTGATCGCGCTGTTCTCGATCCAGCGATCGGGGACTGAAAAGGTGGGGTTGTTCTTCGGCCCCGTCATGCTGCTCTACTTCGGGGTGATCGCGGTGCTGGGCGTGATCAGCTTCGTGCAGACGCCGGCGATCCTGTGGTCGCTGTCGCCGCATTATGCGGTGCAGTTCTTCCTGATCGATCCGCTGCGCGGCTTTCTTGCGCTGGGTTCGGTGGTGCTGGCGGTGACCGGCGCCGAGGCGCTGTACGCCGATATGGGGCATTTCGGGCGGCGGCCGATCGGCCTGTCCTGGCTGTTCTTCGTGCTGCCGGCGCTGATGCTGAACTATATGGGGCAGGGTGCGCTGCTGTTCCGCGAGGGCGAGGCGGCGCTGGAAAGCCCCTTCTACATGCTGGCGCCCGACAGCCTGCAATTGCCGCTGGTGATGCTGGCGACGGCGGCCGCGGTGATCGCCAGCCAGGCGGTGATCACCGGCGCCTTCTCGGTCACGCAACAGGCGATCCAGCTCGGCTTCATGCCGCGGCTGCGCATCGAGCATACCTCGGCGACGACGGCGGGGCAGATCTACATCCCGCTCATCAACTGGATGTTGATGGTGATGGTGATCCTGCTGGTGCTGTTCTTCCGCACCTCCTCCAATCTCACATCGGCATACGGAATCGCGGTGACGGGGGCGATGTTCATCGACACCTGCCTGCTGGGCGTGGCGCTGACCCGGTTGTGGAAGTGGCCGCTTTACGCCGCGATGCCGCTGCTCGCGCTGTTCTTCCTGGTGGACGGGGCGTATTTCTTCGCGAACCTGACCAAGGTGCCGGCGGGCGGGTGGTTCCCGCTGCTGGTCGGCTTCATCATCTTCACCTTCCTGACCACCTGGTCGACGGGGCGCAAGCTGATGATCGAGCGGCTGCGCGAAGGCACGATGCCGGTGAAGGTCTTTATCGAATCGGCGGCCAATGCGGCGTCGCGGGTGTCGGGCACCGCGGTGTTCATGACCAGCACGTCGGAGGGCGTGCCCCATGCGCTGCTCCACAATCTGAAGCACAACAAGGTGCTGCACGAACGGGTGATCCTGTTGACCGTCAAGATCGCCGGCCGGCCCTATTGGCCGGACCATGACCGGGCGGCGCTGGAGGAACTGGGGCACGGCTTCTACCGGCTGGTGCTGCGCTTCGGCTTCATGGAGGAGGCGAACGTGCCGGCCGGGCTGAAGCGGGTGGAGATCGAGGGGGGCGCGTTCAAGATGATGGACACCAGCTTCTTCCTGTCGCGCCAGACGCTACTGCCCTCGTCGCGACCGGGCATGATGCTGTGGCGCGAGAAGCTGTTCTCGTGGATGCTGCGCAATGCGGAAAGCGCGATGGAATTCTTTCGCCTGCCGACGAACCGGGTGGTCGAACTGGGCAGTCAGGTGGAGATTTGA
- the uxuA gene encoding mannonate dehydratase, with the protein MTQAMRWFGPADPVSLAAIRQAGASEVVTALHEVPNGAVWPRETIAARRAMIEAAGLGWTVVESLPVDDVIKTRGPLWEERIAAYRDSLTNLAACGITVVTYNFMPLLDWTRTDLAYPMPDGALALRFEWDAVAAYDIHILRRPGAEADYPPARVAAAAALFARLSPADRDALEATILAGLPGSEESFTSAGFLAAMQDYAGIDADRLRENHVAFLRAVCPHADALGIRLVLHPDDPPFPLFGLPRIASTEADFAALFDRVPAPSNGLCFCTGSLGAHPDNDLPGMIERLGDRIGFLHLRSVQREGDHAFHEAAHLGGDANMPAVVAAIHRLSRAQGRSIPMRPDHGHQMADDLTRRCNPGYSLIGRLRGLAELRGLEAGIAHVQGACA; encoded by the coding sequence ATGACGCAGGCGATGCGCTGGTTCGGCCCGGCCGACCCGGTCTCGCTCGCCGCGATCCGGCAGGCCGGGGCCAGCGAGGTGGTAACCGCGCTGCATGAGGTTCCCAACGGCGCGGTCTGGCCACGCGAAACCATCGCCGCGCGCCGCGCGATGATCGAGGCGGCGGGCCTTGGCTGGACCGTCGTCGAAAGCCTGCCGGTGGATGATGTCATCAAGACGCGGGGCCCCCTGTGGGAGGAACGCATCGCCGCCTACCGCGACAGCCTGACCAATCTTGCCGCCTGCGGTATCACCGTCGTCACCTACAATTTCATGCCCCTGCTAGACTGGACGCGGACGGATCTCGCTTACCCCATGCCCGATGGCGCACTCGCGCTGCGTTTCGAATGGGATGCGGTCGCCGCCTACGACATCCACATCCTCCGCCGCCCCGGTGCCGAGGCGGATTACCCGCCGGCCCGCGTCGCCGCCGCCGCCGCGCTGTTCGCGCGGCTGTCGCCGGCGGACCGTGACGCGCTGGAGGCGACGATCCTCGCCGGCCTGCCGGGCAGCGAGGAAAGCTTCACCTCCGCGGGCTTTCTGGCCGCGATGCAGGATTATGCCGGCATCGACGCGGACCGCCTGCGCGAGAATCATGTCGCCTTTCTGCGCGCCGTGTGCCCGCACGCCGATGCGCTCGGCATCCGCCTCGTCCTCCATCCCGACGATCCGCCCTTTCCGTTGTTCGGCCTCCCCCGCATCGCCAGCACCGAGGCCGACTTCGCCGCGCTGTTCGACCGCGTCCCCGCCCCCTCCAACGGCCTGTGCTTCTGCACCGGCTCGCTGGGCGCCCACCCCGACAACGACCTGCCCGGCATGATCGAACGGCTGGGCGACCGGATCGGCTTTCTTCATCTCCGCTCGGTGCAGCGCGAAGGGGATCACGCCTTTCACGAGGCGGCGCATCTTGGCGGCGACGCGAACATGCCCGCCGTGGTCGCCGCGATCCACCGCTTGTCGCGGGCGCAGGGACGCAGCATCCCGATGCGGCCGGACCACGGCCACCAGATGGCCGACGACCTCACCCGTCGCTGCAATCCCGGCTATTCACTGATCGGCCGCCTGCGCGGCCTCGCCGAACTGCGCGGGCTGGAGGCGGGCATCGCCCACGTCCAGGGGGCTTGCGCCTAG
- a CDS encoding glycoside hydrolase family 43 protein: MLDRRTFCGRVALAATLPAFAQRAAAAPAGGGYAFSYFRNADNGGAGMRLAISEDGYRYRAVRNGAPILVPMVGENKLMRDPCIARDPQTGLYHMVWTTSWTGVTIGHASSRDLIHWSEQQAVPVMAAFPDTRNSWAPELVWDARARHFVIVWASTVGKAGDEGDHRLYATTTRDFRRFTPTQLFYDPGFSVIDATFLERDGRMLMFVKDERRDPLRKVIQWCEVSLSPPRFGPLSAPITPAWSEGPTAVVVDGEIVLFFDRYTEKHYDAVASRDGRTWRDVSDRIAMPAGANHGTIIPIGAARLKALAALG, translated from the coding sequence ATGCTGGATCGACGCACATTTTGCGGCCGCGTGGCGCTGGCCGCGACATTGCCGGCCTTTGCGCAGCGTGCCGCGGCGGCACCCGCGGGCGGCGGATACGCCTTCAGCTATTTCCGCAATGCCGACAATGGCGGGGCGGGCATGCGGCTGGCGATCAGCGAGGACGGCTACCGGTACCGTGCGGTGCGCAACGGCGCGCCGATCCTGGTGCCGATGGTGGGCGAGAACAAGCTGATGCGTGATCCGTGCATCGCGCGCGACCCGCAGACCGGGCTTTATCACATGGTGTGGACGACGAGCTGGACGGGCGTGACGATCGGCCATGCCTCGTCGCGCGACCTGATCCACTGGTCCGAGCAGCAGGCGGTGCCGGTGATGGCGGCGTTCCCGGACACGCGCAACAGCTGGGCGCCGGAACTGGTGTGGGACGCGCGGGCGCGGCATTTCGTGATCGTGTGGGCAAGCACGGTCGGCAAGGCCGGAGACGAGGGCGATCACCGGCTGTACGCCACCACGACGCGCGACTTCCGCCGGTTCACCCCGACGCAGCTATTCTACGATCCGGGCTTCAGCGTGATCGACGCGACCTTTCTGGAGCGGGATGGCCGGATGCTGATGTTCGTGAAGGACGAACGCAGGGACCCGCTGCGCAAGGTGATCCAGTGGTGCGAGGTGTCGCTGTCCCCGCCGCGCTTCGGGCCATTGTCGGCGCCGATCACGCCGGCATGGAGCGAGGGACCGACCGCGGTGGTGGTGGATGGCGAGATCGTGCTGTTCTTCGACCGCTACACCGAGAAGCATTATGATGCGGTCGCCTCGCGCGACGGGCGCACGTGGCGCGACGTGTCCGACCGGATCGCGATGCCGGCCGGGGCCAATCATGGCACGATCATTCCGATCGGTGCGGCGCGGTTGAAGGCGCTGGCGGCGCTGGGCTAG
- a CDS encoding FadR/GntR family transcriptional regulator, translated as MKQRGEKLYQRIVHAIVEAIDQGRYTTGMRLPGERELAEEYSVSRPTIREAMIALEIRGLVEARHGSGLYVTAITPQTTDQPELDIGAFELIEARILFEGEAAAVAATVIDDEAVAELDRILGDMAAVASSSPEAVEADRLFHLRIAEATGNTVITTVVDMLWTLRDRAPLSAHMFAEARREGVHPRVEEHRLIVDALRARDSAAARKAMRDHLRRVIDDVLAATEVEALRRAQSEIAEQRGALAKRLHA; from the coding sequence ATGAAGCAGCGCGGCGAAAAGCTGTACCAGCGCATCGTCCATGCGATCGTCGAGGCCATTGACCAGGGGCGCTATACCACCGGCATGCGCCTGCCCGGCGAACGCGAACTGGCGGAGGAATATTCCGTCAGCCGCCCCACCATCCGCGAGGCGATGATCGCGTTGGAGATACGCGGGCTGGTCGAGGCGCGGCACGGCTCCGGCTTGTACGTCACGGCGATCACCCCGCAGACCACCGACCAGCCCGAACTCGACATCGGCGCATTCGAACTCATCGAGGCGCGGATCCTGTTCGAGGGGGAGGCTGCCGCCGTCGCCGCGACGGTGATCGATGACGAGGCGGTGGCCGAACTCGATCGCATCCTTGGCGACATGGCCGCGGTCGCCTCCTCCAGTCCCGAGGCGGTGGAGGCCGATCGCCTGTTCCACCTGCGCATCGCCGAGGCGACGGGGAATACCGTCATCACCACGGTCGTCGACATGCTGTGGACGCTGCGCGATCGGGCCCCGCTCAGCGCCCATATGTTTGCCGAGGCCCGGCGGGAAGGCGTTCACCCCCGCGTCGAGGAGCATCGCCTGATTGTCGATGCGCTGCGTGCCCGCGATTCCGCTGCCGCCCGCAAGGCGATGCGCGACCATCTGCGCCGGGTGATCGACGACGTCCTCGCCGCAACCGAGGTGGAGGCACTGCGCCGTGCCCAATCCGAAATCGCCGAGCAGCGCGGCGCGCTCGCCAAAAGGCTGCACGCCTGA
- a CDS encoding flavin-containing monooxygenase — protein sequence MVGAGVSGIGCACYLRRLMPDKRFAILEARGDLGGTWDLFRYPGIRSDSDLFTFGYEFRPWTSDQAIADGPAIQSYLRDTAAEYGVDRAIRYRHRLLRADWDSGKALWGVEVRRTDRDETITLLCRWLFGATGYYDYAQGYAPDFAGQQDFAGPIVHPQHWPADLDVTGKRVAVIGSGATAVTLVPALARTAAHVVQVQRTPTYILPVPSRDRIHAVLRCLLPAATAYAVTRRLNIARQRWVYTLFQRYPRAARRFIRWANRRSLPAGFPLDPHFTPPYAPWDQRLCAVPDGDYFAALRGGRASIVTGTIARFDETGLVMASGERIAADIVVTATGLKLQLFGGATLAIDGRTIDPAEHLVYKGMMLDGVPNFSFTVGYTNASWTLKVGLICRHFCRLLEMMDARDARIVVAERPGGPIETRPLLDFAAGYVTRSLDTLPRQGDAAPWQMTVDYARDTRHLTRDPITHPALHFLPGPQEAR from the coding sequence ATCGTCGGCGCGGGCGTGTCGGGCATCGGCTGCGCCTGCTATCTGCGCCGCCTGATGCCGGACAAGCGCTTCGCCATTCTTGAGGCGCGGGGCGATCTCGGCGGCACCTGGGATCTGTTCCGCTATCCCGGCATCCGCTCCGATTCCGATCTCTTCACCTTCGGCTATGAATTCCGGCCATGGACCTCCGATCAGGCGATCGCCGACGGCCCCGCGATCCAGTCCTATCTGCGCGACACGGCGGCCGAATATGGCGTCGATCGCGCCATCCGCTATCGTCATCGCCTGCTGCGGGCGGATTGGGACAGCGGCAAGGCGCTCTGGGGGGTTGAGGTGCGCCGTACCGACCGGGACGAGACGATCACCCTGCTATGTCGCTGGCTGTTCGGCGCCACCGGCTATTACGATTATGCGCAGGGCTATGCGCCGGACTTTGCCGGGCAGCAGGATTTTGCCGGCCCGATCGTCCATCCCCAGCATTGGCCCGCGGACCTCGACGTCACCGGCAAGCGTGTCGCGGTGATCGGCAGCGGCGCCACCGCCGTCACGCTCGTCCCCGCGCTTGCCCGCACCGCCGCCCATGTCGTGCAGGTACAGCGCACCCCCACCTACATCCTCCCCGTCCCCAGCCGCGACCGCATCCATGCCGTCCTCCGCTGCCTCCTCCCCGCCGCCACCGCCTATGCGGTCACCCGCCGCCTCAACATTGCCCGCCAACGCTGGGTCTACACCCTGTTCCAGCGCTACCCCCGCGCCGCCCGCCGCTTCATCCGCTGGGCGAACCGCCGGTCGCTCCCCGCCGGCTTCCCCCTCGATCCCCATTTCACGCCCCCCTATGCGCCATGGGACCAGCGGCTGTGCGCGGTGCCGGATGGCGACTATTTCGCCGCGCTGCGGGGCGGGCGGGCATCGATCGTCACCGGTACCATCGCCCGCTTCGACGAAACGGGCCTCGTCATGGCGTCGGGCGAGCGGATCGCGGCCGATATCGTGGTGACCGCGACCGGCCTGAAGCTGCAACTGTTCGGCGGCGCGACCCTCGCGATCGACGGCAGGACGATCGATCCGGCGGAGCACCTGGTCTACAAGGGCATGATGCTGGACGGCGTTCCGAACTTCAGCTTCACCGTCGGCTATACCAACGCCTCCTGGACGCTGAAGGTCGGGTTGATCTGCCGCCATTTCTGTCGCTTGCTGGAAATGATGGATGCGCGCGACGCGCGGATCGTCGTCGCCGAACGGCCGGGGGGTCCGATCGAAACCCGCCCACTGCTCGACTTCGCCGCCGGCTACGTCACCCGCTCCCTCGACACCCTCCCCAGACAGGGCGACGCCGCCCCCTGGCAAATGACCGTCGACTATGCCCGCGACACCCGCCACCTCACCCGCGACCCCATAACCCACCCCGCCCTGCACTTCCTGCCGGGTCCACAGGAAGCCCGCTAA
- a CDS encoding ExbD/TolR family protein, translated as MAMSAGSDDGEPMMEMNTTPLIDVMLVLLIMFIITIPIQTHAVKVDLPVNSKNAPQNPVDPQKNKVGIDEAGVVTWNGSQVDEVTLRQYLDQSAAINPEPELHFQPAPNAKYEAVDRTLAVIKRSAVTKLGFIGNEQYRNDF; from the coding sequence ATGGCAATGAGCGCCGGATCTGACGACGGCGAGCCGATGATGGAAATGAACACGACGCCGTTGATCGACGTCATGCTCGTTCTCCTCATCATGTTCATCATCACCATCCCGATCCAGACGCACGCGGTGAAGGTCGACCTTCCGGTCAACTCGAAGAACGCGCCGCAGAACCCCGTCGACCCGCAGAAGAACAAGGTGGGTATCGATGAGGCGGGTGTCGTCACCTGGAACGGGTCGCAGGTCGATGAAGTGACGTTGCGCCAGTATCTCGACCAGTCGGCTGCGATCAATCCCGAGCCGGAACTCCACTTCCAGCCCGCGCCCAACGCGAAGTATGAAGCGGTGGACCGCACGCTCGCGGTGATCAAGCGGTCGGCGGTGACGAAGCTCGGCTTCATCGGCAACGAGCAGTATCGCAACGATTTCTGA
- a CDS encoding ExbD/TolR family protein → MAMSVGGDSSEKPMSEINTTPLVDVMLVLLIIFLIAVPVVIQSVPLKLPDVRFDPTTTKPENVSLSVTSENGQCAVYWNLTRVNSNELRERAVTKLQAEVDRLGPNITPDQLPEAHIRGDVNTPYRCIGGTIYTMQQAGFARVGFISEPAPGQNPRA, encoded by the coding sequence ATGGCGATGAGCGTTGGAGGGGACTCCTCCGAGAAACCGATGTCGGAGATCAACACGACGCCCCTCGTGGACGTCATGCTGGTGCTTCTCATCATCTTCCTGATCGCGGTTCCCGTTGTGATCCAGTCGGTGCCGCTCAAGCTGCCCGATGTGCGGTTCGACCCGACCACGACCAAGCCGGAAAACGTGTCGCTTTCCGTCACGTCCGAGAACGGCCAGTGCGCGGTCTATTGGAACCTGACCCGGGTCAATTCCAACGAACTGCGCGAACGTGCCGTCACCAAGCTCCAGGCCGAGGTGGATCGGCTTGGCCCGAACATCACGCCGGATCAGCTGCCCGAAGCGCATATCCGCGGGGACGTGAATACGCCCTACCGGTGCATCGGCGGCACCATCTACACGATGCAGCAGGCCGGTTTCGCCCGCGTCGGCTTCATCTCCGAGCCGGCCCCCGGCCAAAACCCGCGCGCCTGA
- a CDS encoding MotA/TolQ/ExbB proton channel family protein — translation MLTTILAAGGAAAGAEANPYGLGAALREGGLISQSVFTILVLMSVVSFYILFSKLFEQQKIINQAKRVRQGFWSSNSLREGSAKLEKNSAYKQIVDDGLAAQDQHSKLTDPVEAHDWLHGSLARSEAAINSKLGGGLAFLATVGATAPFIGLFGTVIGIYRALIKIGSSGQASIDAVAGPVGEALIMTALGLVVAVPAVLAYNWLQRRNKGIAEDLSAFSNDVLGFLASNGAVRPTTGSAAAGKPATVKATPATTTAGQAGGVQTRA, via the coding sequence ATGCTCACCACCATCCTCGCCGCGGGCGGCGCTGCGGCCGGAGCCGAGGCAAACCCTTACGGCCTCGGCGCTGCGCTTCGCGAAGGCGGCCTGATCTCGCAGTCGGTGTTCACGATCCTCGTGCTCATGTCGGTCGTGTCCTTCTACATCCTGTTCTCGAAGCTGTTCGAGCAGCAGAAAATCATCAACCAGGCGAAGCGCGTCCGTCAGGGCTTCTGGAGCTCGAACTCGCTGCGCGAGGGTTCGGCCAAGCTCGAGAAGAACTCGGCCTACAAGCAGATCGTCGACGACGGTCTGGCGGCTCAGGACCAGCACTCGAAGCTGACCGATCCGGTCGAGGCGCATGACTGGCTGCACGGCTCGCTGGCGCGTTCGGAAGCGGCGATCAACTCGAAGCTGGGTGGCGGTCTCGCCTTCCTCGCGACCGTGGGCGCCACCGCACCGTTCATCGGTCTGTTCGGCACCGTGATCGGCATCTACCGCGCACTGATCAAGATCGGTTCGTCGGGCCAGGCATCGATCGACGCGGTCGCCGGTCCGGTCGGCGAGGCGCTCATCATGACCGCACTCGGCCTGGTCGTCGCGGTTCCGGCCGTGCTCGCCTACAACTGGCTGCAGCGTCGCAACAAGGGCATCGCGGAAGACCTGTCGGCCTTCTCGAACGACGTGCTCGGCTTCCTGGCTTCGAACGGTGCGGTTCGCCCGACGACCGGTTCGGCTGCCGCCGGCAAGCCCGCAACCGTGAAGGCGACCCCCGCCACGACGACCGCCGGCCAGGCCGGTGGTGTTCAGACGCGCGCCTGA